In Salvelinus namaycush isolate Seneca chromosome 36, SaNama_1.0, whole genome shotgun sequence, one DNA window encodes the following:
- the LOC120030460 gene encoding leukotriene B4 receptor 1-like, which yields MASDLSISTASPQLPSTPSRVSFTLPLSISHQISISILVLAFVFGFPGNLFVVWSVLCRVRHRSVTCLLVLNLAVADALVLLSAPLFLHFLAGRRGWEFGAMACKTVHYLCCVNMNVSIYLICLMSMDRWLAVVRPFLSQRMRTKKTLMAVLLGIWVLAFVLALPMPFYRSNLKPFLHKNISMSICMPYHWGSVGHQVFQYLFETVLGFFLPFTFIIVCYTSVICRLRSAMFQRKGRGNRLILLIIGAFALFWLPYHLVNILQVIGLLAGNATLTNAAQSARPNVTAFAFLSSSVNPVLYVFAGSSHIRQAGLSFMAKLFEGTNSEGGTSASFSRSTRSSRSGSTAPDESSALRSLTLKLGWLGKDKDGGGDSGVELRGVEVKVNSKQELKTLTSIDQSE from the exons ATGGCGTCAGACCTCTCCATCTCCACCGCTTCCCCCCAGCTCCCCTCCACCCCTTCTCGTGTCTCCTtcacccttcctctctccatctcacaccAGATCAGTATCTCCATTCTGGTCCTGGCCTTTGTCTTTGGTTTCCCAGGCAACCTGTTCGTGGTGTGGTCAGTGCTGTGCCGCGTGAGGCATCGCTCTGTCACGTGCCTGCTCGTCTTAAACCTGGCCGTGGCCGACGCCCTGGTGCTGCTAAGCGCCCCGCTCTTCCTGCACTTCCTGGCAGGCAGGCGAGGCTGGGAGTTCGGGGCGATGGCCTGTAAGACGGTACACTACCTGTGCTGCGTCAACATGAACGTCTCCATCTACCTGATCTGCTTGATGAGCATGGATCGCTGGCTGGCCGTGGTGAGGCCCTTCCTGTCACAGAGGATGAGGACCAAGAAAACCCTGATGGCTGTTCTGCTGGGTATCTGGGTGCTGGCATTCGTCTTAGCTCTGCCCATGCCCTTCTATCGCag taACCTGAAGCCCTTCCTTCATAAGAACATCTCCATGAGCATCTGCATGCCGTACCACTGGGGTAGTGTGGGTCACCAGGTGTTCCAGTACCTATTCGAGACCGTCCTGGGCTTCTTCCTTCCCTTCACCTTCATCATCGTCTGCTACACCTCCGTCATCTGCCGGCTACGCAGCGCCATGTTCCAGCGCAAGGGACGAGGAAACCgtctcatcctcctcatcatcggCGCCTTCGCTCTCTTCTGGCTGCCCTACCACCTGGTCAACATCTTACAG gtGATTGGTCTGCTGGCTGGCAACGCCACTCTCACCAATGCTGCTCAATCGGCCCGTCCCAACGTCACGGCGTTCGCCTTCCTGAGCAGCAGTGTGAACCCTGTGCTGTACGTGTTCGCCGGCAGCTCCCACATCCGCCAGGCCGGCCTCAGCTTCATGGCCAAGCTGTTCGAGGGCACCAACTCCGAGGGAGGTACCTCCGCCTCCTTCTCCCGCAGCACGAGGTCCAGCCGGAGTGGTTCCACAGCCCCAGACGAGAGCTCCGCCCTGCGCTCGCTGACACTCAAGCTGGGGTGGTTGGGGAAGGACAAGGATGGGGGTGGGGATAGTGGAGTGGAACTGCGTGGAGTTGAGGTCAAGGTTAACTCCAAGCAGGAGCTCAAGACTTTGACATCCATTGATCAGTCAGAGTAG